One region of Termitidicoccus mucosus genomic DNA includes:
- a CDS encoding autotransporter-associated beta strand repeat-containing protein, with protein MATDSRLDSVNHLGRISIESGTLNIRGALINAGYNTASETPDSAHGYGIAIGAAAGTGQGAVTIASGSVLALGDPRAEGAGFGGIVFGTESTHQGGVLNLNGGTLEVSNIRSNTDNDTLNLSGGTINVSTRLSGATAYGEATDAQLQSRLDHFITGFSGSGENYINLVSGYTTFDLSAVDIGRTNGTATIDSAIRGPGELRMSGTNRTLVLRGTNSYAKTTVLSGTVVGDSDSLPMNIQRNMAGTVVFDQDFDGSYSGTLMGAGGFVKKGGGTLAIRISGTDTVQGPMQIEGGTVELTNLAASFTKNVTNNATLVFNPSATGTYAGVISGSGALVKKGAAMLSLTGNNSYSGDTRVEAGALEGNINSIKGDLYIATDAYVDLRQVSGGVNETFSGNLSGSGTLRKWLAGLTTLTGSNAAFTGILYVVSGTLVGNTDSLVGNIQRNAAGGVVFDQDFDGAYSGTFINHGTIIKRGVGTVVVSSSANGNPTVNVEGGALLAVGSGAYLGGGITTVKAGATAGGNGKFSTLTASAGAAVQVGPDNSAAPETLTISTRLTTGSAAMRFDLFAGDQSDYINATALTNNGGNIIDIGAFATGTFKLGSAATGTLAANSKLYIDGFEAVPGARRNGALSNNSGLQLVTTQGNNIVSTWRGAASGTWDPTQANWAGDAPGLFAMGDHAVLDDTIAAGPRSISVAAPGVTVSDLTVTGTGAYTLAGAGITADAASATGLAGATGRLIKTDSGTLTLANAANDFRGGVSLGGGVLALGAGVSLGSGTLAVTAANTTLRATGGNTLPNAIALSTNGLTVDTGANIFALTGNITGAAKITKTGAGELALSGNNNFAGVDLASGTLAVANAAAAGSTLKADGAGGALRFAADGIALASAIDLSANGLSVGTGTFAATLAGALSGSGSLDKTGSGTLALTADNSAFTGAVAVREGALQIASLNNLGSGAGALDIASGATLTLSQAAPGGATLARALAGGGRLDIALAAGADKFAFAATANSAFTGTVALGRGTLDLDAANLGALSRATLSLSGGATGAVTATGSAGGLAMDGGLLKIEMNAAGDAPQNLLSVGSLAISSGTVALNLAALDGAPVVNPGSPHLFDRTQVSSIRLVAAGAVSGTDARLELVKPDGSAFALPVRVDVSQAGAAGAETVGKADYNYIAQAAEGGLYLGSGLTQVEIFESKTLLLDNTGAAGSDFQARLTGAGGVEIRATGTVTLSHADNDFAGPALLASGALKVTRENALASSAAVTLAGGSLLDATDLSQELANLSGAGGILIGTGTLTLRSTADTAYDGVIQSATGARIIKTGAADIRLGGDNALSGFVEVREGLLHVVDRGSYSDVDITINTGATLALEGFSGRDLSAAIAGGGTLALINSSVRLGAANTLAAVALQDNAHAQIANVGALGGTASTVSVSGGSVLELLSPDSGTMIVAAATVVVDGGKLLFGQDTVLSAAKTVSFVNHGAVGLSGPLQTGVYTIITTGSGITSDNHETLLPDYNPAEFGMGVHLSREGKTLVMEVYNQSANPAKDVALAYDTVLASVSAVQSRMSESFFAPFTGRDKGDPARDFWLKGFGTIGDYKQTSMQTGFTDRTQGVMAGYDRVFAEKTLLGAWAGIASGRLETDNHAYASVDQQLFGAYAAMKLGRWHAGLDASAGFAQADTSRREHVGAAIGCYEVAVVSAGAELGFTLGSWERGSARPSASLHYMGLRYKNQREKGDGAMRVADFSHDFWQSFVRLQATQGFDLPWGREALLDVSAGWRQNLTGDATPVRMEYVSNPGVFIDAETGGYVRGAAVLGLGLRTAITRLMSLALAYDFEVAAARQRHTASLTARWNW; from the coding sequence ATGGCGACCGATTCGCGTCTGGACTCGGTCAATCATCTGGGACGCATTTCAATCGAGAGTGGCACCCTGAATATACGAGGTGCATTGATCAATGCCGGCTACAACACCGCATCCGAAACTCCCGATTCGGCGCATGGATATGGGATTGCCATCGGTGCGGCTGCCGGAACCGGGCAGGGCGCGGTCACTATTGCAAGTGGCTCGGTATTGGCATTGGGCGACCCCCGGGCTGAGGGAGCGGGATTTGGCGGCATTGTGTTTGGCACCGAAAGCACCCATCAAGGGGGCGTGCTGAACCTGAACGGAGGCACGCTTGAGGTTTCCAATATCCGTTCCAATACAGACAACGATACACTGAATCTTTCCGGCGGCACCATCAACGTCTCGACCAGACTTTCTGGCGCCACCGCCTACGGCGAGGCGACGGACGCGCAACTCCAGTCGCGGCTGGATCATTTCATCACCGGCTTCTCCGGCTCGGGCGAAAATTATATCAACCTCGTCAGCGGCTACACCACCTTCGATTTGAGCGCGGTTGATATAGGCAGAACCAACGGCACGGCGACGATTGACTCCGCGATCCGCGGGCCGGGCGAGCTGAGAATGAGCGGCACCAACCGCACGCTCGTGCTCAGGGGGACGAACTCCTACGCGAAAACCACCGTGCTCAGCGGCACGGTCGTCGGAGACAGCGACAGTCTGCCGATGAACATACAAAGAAACATGGCGGGCACCGTGGTGTTCGACCAGGATTTCGACGGCTCCTACTCCGGCACCTTGATGGGCGCGGGTGGTTTTGTGAAAAAGGGAGGCGGCACGCTCGCCATCCGCATCTCAGGCACGGACACCGTTCAAGGCCCCATGCAAATCGAGGGCGGCACGGTGGAACTGACCAACCTCGCCGCCAGCTTCACAAAAAACGTGACCAACAACGCCACGCTCGTGTTCAACCCGTCCGCCACCGGCACCTACGCCGGCGTCATCAGCGGCTCCGGCGCGCTGGTGAAAAAAGGCGCCGCCATGCTATCGCTCACGGGAAACAATTCATACAGCGGCGACACGCGCGTGGAGGCCGGCGCGCTAGAGGGAAATATCAATTCGATAAAGGGTGATTTATATATCGCCACCGACGCTTATGTTGATCTGCGCCAGGTGAGCGGCGGCGTGAACGAGACCTTTTCCGGCAACCTCTCCGGCTCCGGCACGCTCAGGAAATGGCTGGCCGGCCTCACCACCCTCACCGGCTCCAACGCCGCCTTCACCGGCATCCTCTACGTCGTCAGCGGCACGCTCGTCGGCAACACCGACAGCCTCGTCGGCAACATCCAGCGCAACGCCGCCGGCGGCGTGGTCTTCGACCAGGATTTCGATGGGGCGTATTCCGGCACGTTCATCAACCACGGCACCATCATCAAGCGCGGCGTCGGCACCGTCGTGGTGTCCTCCAGCGCCAACGGCAATCCCACGGTGAACGTCGAGGGCGGCGCGCTGCTGGCCGTCGGGAGCGGCGCGTATCTGGGCGGGGGCATCACGACCGTGAAGGCGGGCGCGACAGCCGGTGGAAACGGAAAATTTTCCACCCTGACCGCCAGCGCCGGCGCGGCCGTGCAGGTCGGCCCGGACAACTCTGCCGCGCCGGAGACGCTCACCATCTCCACCCGCCTCACCACCGGCTCCGCCGCGATGCGCTTCGACTTGTTCGCGGGCGACCAAAGCGATTATATAAACGCCACCGCCCTCACCAACAACGGCGGCAACATCATTGACATCGGCGCCTTCGCCACCGGCACCTTCAAGCTCGGCTCCGCCGCCACCGGCACGCTCGCCGCCAATAGCAAATTGTATATTGACGGTTTCGAGGCCGTCCCCGGTGCGCGCCGCAACGGTGCTTTGTCCAACAATTCCGGCCTGCAACTCGTCACCACCCAAGGCAACAACATCGTCTCCACCTGGCGCGGCGCGGCCTCCGGCACGTGGGACCCCACGCAGGCCAACTGGGCCGGCGACGCCCCCGGCCTCTTCGCGATGGGCGACCATGCCGTCCTCGACGACACCATCGCCGCCGGCCCGCGCTCCATCTCCGTCGCCGCGCCCGGCGTCACCGTATCCGACCTCACCGTCACCGGCACCGGCGCCTATACCCTCGCCGGCGCCGGCATCACCGCCGACGCCGCTTCCGCCACCGGCCTCGCCGGCGCGACCGGACGCCTCATCAAGACCGACTCCGGCACGCTCACCCTCGCCAACGCCGCCAACGATTTCCGCGGCGGCGTCTCCCTCGGCGGCGGCGTCCTCGCGCTGGGCGCGGGCGTGTCACTCGGCTCCGGCACGCTCGCCGTCACCGCCGCGAACACCACGCTGCGCGCGACCGGCGGCAACACGCTCCCCAACGCGATCGCACTGTCAACAAACGGCCTGACGGTTGACACCGGCGCGAACATTTTCGCGCTCACCGGCAACATTACCGGTGCGGCGAAAATCACCAAGACCGGCGCGGGCGAACTCGCGCTTTCGGGAAATAATAATTTTGCCGGCGTGGACCTCGCCTCCGGCACGCTCGCCGTCGCCAACGCCGCCGCGGCGGGAAGCACGCTCAAGGCCGACGGCGCCGGCGGCGCCCTGCGCTTTGCCGCCGACGGCATCGCGCTCGCCAGCGCCATTGACCTTTCGGCCAACGGCCTGTCCGTCGGCACCGGCACTTTCGCGGCCACGCTCGCGGGCGCGCTCAGCGGCTCCGGCTCGCTCGACAAAACCGGCTCCGGCACCCTCGCGCTCACGGCGGACAACAGCGCCTTCACCGGCGCGGTCGCGGTGCGGGAAGGCGCGCTGCAAATCGCCTCGCTGAACAACCTCGGCTCCGGCGCCGGCGCGCTCGACATCGCCTCCGGCGCGACGCTCACACTCAGCCAGGCCGCGCCCGGCGGCGCCACCCTCGCCCGCGCGCTCGCGGGCGGCGGACGCCTCGACATCGCGCTCGCCGCCGGCGCGGACAAATTTGCCTTCGCCGCCACCGCCAACTCCGCGTTCACCGGCACCGTCGCGCTCGGGCGCGGCACGCTCGACCTCGACGCCGCCAACCTCGGCGCGCTGTCGCGCGCCACGCTCTCGCTGTCCGGCGGCGCCACCGGCGCCGTCACCGCCACCGGAAGCGCCGGCGGCCTGGCCATGGACGGCGGCCTGTTGAAAATCGAAATGAACGCCGCCGGCGACGCGCCCCAAAATTTGCTTTCGGTCGGCAGCCTCGCCATCTCGTCGGGCACCGTCGCGCTCAACCTCGCCGCGCTCGACGGCGCGCCGGTTGTCAACCCGGGCAGCCCGCATCTGTTCGACCGGACGCAAGTCTCCTCCATCCGCCTCGTCGCCGCCGGCGCCGTGTCGGGCACCGACGCGCGCCTCGAACTCGTGAAACCCGACGGCTCCGCCTTCGCGCTCCCCGTGCGCGTGGACGTGAGCCAGGCTGGCGCCGCCGGCGCGGAGACGGTCGGCAAGGCCGATTACAACTACATCGCACAAGCCGCCGAGGGCGGCCTCTACCTCGGCTCCGGCCTCACGCAGGTCGAAATTTTTGAAAGCAAAACCCTCCTGCTCGACAACACCGGCGCCGCCGGCTCCGACTTCCAGGCTCGGCTCACCGGCGCGGGCGGCGTCGAAATCCGCGCCACCGGCACCGTCACGCTCTCCCACGCGGACAACGACTTCGCCGGCCCCGCCCTGCTCGCCTCCGGCGCCCTCAAAGTCACCCGCGAAAACGCCCTCGCCTCCAGCGCGGCGGTGACGCTCGCCGGCGGCTCGCTCCTCGACGCCACCGACCTTTCGCAGGAACTCGCCAACCTCTCCGGCGCCGGCGGCATCCTCATCGGCACCGGCACGCTCACGCTGCGCTCCACGGCGGACACCGCCTATGACGGCGTGATCCAATCCGCCACCGGCGCGCGCATCATCAAGACCGGCGCGGCGGACATCCGGCTCGGCGGCGACAACGCCCTCTCCGGCTTCGTCGAGGTGCGCGAGGGCCTGCTGCACGTCGTTGACCGCGGCTCCTACAGCGATGTTGACATCACCATCAACACCGGCGCGACGCTCGCGCTGGAGGGTTTTTCGGGACGCGATTTATCCGCGGCCATCGCCGGCGGCGGCACGCTCGCGCTCATTAACAGCAGCGTGCGCCTCGGCGCGGCCAACACGCTCGCCGCCGTCGCGCTGCAAGACAACGCCCATGCGCAAATCGCCAACGTCGGGGCGCTGGGCGGGACGGCATCTACCGTGTCCGTCTCAGGCGGCTCGGTGCTGGAACTGCTGTCGCCCGACTCGGGCACCATGATCGTGGCCGCCGCCACCGTGGTGGTGGACGGCGGGAAACTGTTGTTCGGGCAGGACACGGTGCTAAGCGCGGCGAAAACCGTCTCCTTTGTGAACCACGGCGCGGTCGGGTTGTCCGGCCCGCTGCAAACGGGCGTCTATACGATCATCACCACCGGCAGCGGCATCACCAGCGACAACCACGAGACGCTCCTGCCCGACTACAACCCGGCCGAGTTCGGCATGGGCGTGCATCTTTCGCGCGAGGGGAAAACACTCGTGATGGAAGTGTATAACCAGTCCGCGAACCCCGCCAAGGACGTGGCGCTCGCCTACGACACCGTGCTCGCCTCCGTGAGCGCCGTCCAGTCCCGCATGAGCGAGTCGTTTTTCGCGCCGTTCACCGGGCGTGACAAGGGAGACCCCGCGCGAGACTTCTGGCTGAAAGGCTTCGGCACCATCGGCGACTACAAACAAACGTCCATGCAAACCGGCTTCACCGACCGCACCCAAGGCGTGATGGCTGGCTACGACCGCGTGTTCGCCGAAAAAACCCTCCTCGGCGCGTGGGCCGGGATCGCCAGCGGCAGGCTGGAAACCGACAACCACGCCTACGCCAGCGTTGACCAGCAACTCTTCGGCGCCTACGCCGCCATGAAACTGGGCCGCTGGCACGCGGGGCTCGATGCCTCCGCCGGCTTCGCGCAGGCCGACACCAGCCGCCGCGAGCACGTCGGCGCGGCCATCGGCTGCTACGAGGTCGCCGTCGTCTCCGCGGGCGCCGAGCTCGGCTTCACGCTCGGCTCGTGGGAACGCGGCTCGGCGCGCCCCTCCGCCTCGCTCCACTACATGGGCCTGCGTTACAAAAACCAGCGGGAAAAAGGCGACGGCGCGATGCGTGTGGCGGACTTCTCGCACGATTTCTGGCAGAGCTTCGTGAGGCTGCAAGCCACGCAGGGCTTCGACCTGCCTTGGGGCCGCGAGGCGCTGCTGGACGTCTCCGCCGGCTGGCGCCAGAACCTCACCGGCGACGCCACTCCGGTGCGCATGGAATACGTCTCGAACCCGGGCGTGTTCATTGACGCCGAGACCGGCGGCTACGTGCGCGGCGCCGCGGTGCTCGGTCTAGGCCTGCGCACGGCGATCACCCGCTTGATGTCGCTCGCCCTCGCCTACGATTTCGAGGTCGCCGCCGCCCGCCAGCGCCACACCGCCAGCCTCACCGCCCGTTGGAACTGGTAG
- a CDS encoding LamG-like jellyroll fold domain-containing protein: protein MKIFFQISLLALVSLGFSTGLSGEAMPVPLRFRSSRAPSGAAVGANREIEKIVIKNNAELPTAVLAQTVGEEFSLGFWIRVESEGLLTQSGGWTDRVPLTVLVASSADNKERLVIRLPQGRVSVASTTGRDWPVMNSSGRIEADQWYHVVLTRSGALTRLYINGALDSTSESLPRLTNISNIMFGRFGSMRHFDGTMIAPRAYAGALSDAEIKALADARPAEIGGAPVGVTQAGSVVTFGRYPAMRVADGELHPLIDQLHLSATVVHWRGKQAKDLFICGLHPNYFGGRPAYFQQQGVDHRGLPFYDEGTTIRGLPGTEFFSVVRDDGREELFAKGVGTPHGDNNLVSYTRNAAPGTLEFGAARNVTIDGRSFEHAFGKQIGGWWVGNIDDDGVPDMLVATIKPDGSNYWPDGEGMWGGVERKNSGKGRGYDVQGEWLGDRRTSILYWAKGKIDSQGHLVFADKKPVHYGQIGFEVQWRAGERERALACVKIGGRPVILHTGSLDRILALPVVFSNDELIVEASRTLLENGASLHETYFVHSISVLEEKADGTLRLILDGNPGRLVVLEGKQIGEFRETGSLMMQGGPLAVDTLGTPSRYDWDGDGFPDLIIGDSSGWLTFWRGTKDSSVYHAGIFMISGGEVVHHQAGLTGSIQGPNEKRWGYLQPTVGDWDGDGKAEIITNDIFGVLTLYGATSKPSDLTAPSIFKKDGRTYQTAWRSRPAIIPAEMNFAESGMPTLLHMDWDGDLAVAIPDAQGSLDVARVEKLAYRDGKPIVLCGPCGSWGRAELSVTDWNGDGKWDIVFGTIRGNQRFYSKDRGPGASPYWLENVGTNEKPVFAEARPVRLKDGKHMDFGIHTAAAYPTDLDNDGMPDLIVGAEDGKIYRFFRSDLE, encoded by the coding sequence ATGAAAATATTTTTTCAAATCTCATTGTTGGCACTTGTCTCCCTTGGATTCTCCACGGGACTCTCCGGGGAAGCAATGCCGGTGCCATTGCGGTTCCGCTCAAGCAGAGCTCCCTCCGGTGCCGCGGTGGGCGCCAATCGAGAGATTGAGAAAATTGTAATAAAGAACAATGCGGAATTGCCAACCGCCGTGCTTGCCCAGACGGTGGGGGAGGAATTCTCGCTGGGATTCTGGATCCGCGTGGAATCGGAGGGACTTCTCACGCAGTCCGGCGGTTGGACGGACAGGGTTCCGCTGACCGTCCTCGTGGCCAGTTCCGCGGATAACAAGGAGCGTTTGGTGATTCGGTTGCCGCAGGGCCGTGTATCGGTCGCCTCCACGACGGGCAGGGATTGGCCGGTCATGAACTCGTCCGGTCGGATTGAGGCGGATCAATGGTATCATGTTGTGCTGACCCGCTCCGGTGCGCTTACGAGGCTATATATTAACGGCGCATTGGACTCGACCTCGGAATCACTTCCGCGGCTCACGAATATATCGAACATAATGTTCGGACGCTTTGGCTCGATGAGGCATTTTGATGGGACGATGATCGCCCCACGTGCTTATGCCGGCGCATTGAGTGATGCCGAAATAAAGGCGCTTGCCGACGCTCGTCCTGCAGAGATCGGTGGTGCCCCGGTGGGGGTGACGCAGGCTGGCTCTGTAGTCACGTTTGGCCGTTATCCGGCAATGCGGGTGGCGGATGGCGAGCTGCACCCGTTGATTGACCAGTTGCATTTGAGTGCGACGGTTGTGCATTGGCGGGGAAAACAGGCGAAGGATTTGTTTATATGCGGCCTGCATCCGAACTATTTCGGGGGGCGTCCGGCGTATTTTCAACAACAGGGCGTGGACCATCGCGGACTTCCGTTTTATGATGAGGGCACGACGATCCGAGGATTGCCTGGCACCGAGTTTTTTTCAGTCGTGCGCGACGACGGCCGGGAAGAGTTATTTGCAAAGGGCGTTGGCACACCGCATGGCGACAATAACCTGGTGAGTTATACAAGGAACGCGGCGCCGGGAACACTTGAGTTTGGCGCGGCTCGCAATGTGACGATTGATGGACGTTCTTTTGAGCATGCGTTTGGCAAACAGATCGGTGGATGGTGGGTGGGCAATATCGATGATGATGGTGTTCCCGACATGCTTGTGGCGACAATCAAGCCGGATGGCAGCAATTACTGGCCCGACGGAGAGGGAATGTGGGGCGGGGTTGAGCGCAAAAACAGCGGCAAGGGCCGTGGCTACGATGTGCAAGGCGAGTGGCTTGGCGATCGGCGCACGAGCATATTATATTGGGCAAAGGGCAAGATCGATTCCCAAGGGCATCTCGTGTTTGCGGACAAAAAGCCGGTGCATTACGGGCAGATCGGCTTCGAGGTGCAATGGAGGGCAGGCGAGCGGGAACGCGCCCTGGCATGCGTGAAGATAGGAGGCCGCCCGGTTATCCTGCACACGGGCAGCCTGGATCGCATTTTGGCTCTGCCGGTCGTGTTCAGTAACGATGAGTTGATCGTGGAGGCATCCAGAACGCTTTTGGAGAACGGCGCTTCGCTGCATGAAACTTATTTTGTGCACTCGATTTCCGTGCTTGAGGAGAAAGCCGACGGCACATTGCGCCTGATACTCGATGGGAACCCCGGACGCTTGGTGGTGCTTGAGGGGAAGCAGATCGGCGAATTTCGTGAAACAGGCTCGTTGATGATGCAAGGTGGACCGCTGGCCGTGGACACACTCGGGACGCCGTCGCGATATGACTGGGATGGGGACGGTTTCCCTGATCTTATAATCGGCGATTCATCGGGGTGGCTGACGTTTTGGAGAGGCACCAAAGACTCGTCGGTTTACCACGCTGGAATTTTCATGATATCAGGCGGCGAGGTCGTTCACCATCAAGCGGGCTTGACCGGATCAATACAGGGACCAAATGAGAAGCGCTGGGGATATCTACAGCCGACAGTTGGGGATTGGGACGGCGATGGAAAAGCCGAAATTATCACCAATGATATCTTTGGCGTGCTGACACTGTATGGAGCAACGAGCAAACCGTCCGATCTGACAGCACCGTCCATATTCAAGAAAGATGGAAGAACCTATCAAACAGCCTGGCGCTCGCGTCCGGCGATCATTCCCGCCGAAATGAATTTTGCCGAAAGCGGCATGCCGACGCTTCTGCACATGGACTGGGACGGCGATCTGGCGGTTGCGATTCCTGATGCGCAAGGATCACTCGATGTCGCGCGAGTCGAGAAACTGGCCTACAGGGACGGCAAGCCGATTGTGCTCTGTGGTCCTTGCGGCTCATGGGGTCGCGCCGAGCTGAGTGTGACCGACTGGAATGGTGACGGGAAATGGGACATTGTGTTTGGCACAATACGAGGAAACCAACGCTTTTATTCAAAGGATCGCGGACCGGGTGCATCGCCATATTGGCTTGAGAATGTGGGCACCAACGAAAAACCAGTGTTTGCGGAAGCGAGGCCGGTCAGACTCAAGGATGGCAAACACATGGACTTCGGTATTCACACTGCAGCCGCGTATCCGACGGATCTCGATAATGATGGCATGCCTGATCTCATTGTGGGCGCTGAAGATGGGAAAATCTACCGGTTTTTTAGATCAGACTTGGAGTGA
- a CDS encoding 1,4-dihydroxy-2-naphthoate polyprenyltransferase produces MTERPSSFQIWFQAARPRTLPAAVAPVLAGSALAWHDGGFQAAAACACLAFALLIQIGTNFANDYYDHKKGADTAERVGPRRAVAMGWVRPATMRAAMWLVFAAAFLAGLTLLRFGGWPLLAIGVTSILCGIAYTGGPFPLAYNGLGDVFVFVFFGLVAVGATYFVQTGTLTLDAMLVASAIGLLSVNILLVNNYRDMETDAKAGKRTLIVRFGRGVACVQFCVSLALALGVTAVLWVRGFSAWVMLPLLLAPLAVSHARRLRRDTGPAQRIALLGDTGKLLALYALLLAAGLAM; encoded by the coding sequence ATGACTGAACGTCCGTCGAGTTTCCAAATCTGGTTTCAGGCCGCGCGCCCGCGCACGCTGCCGGCCGCCGTGGCGCCGGTGCTGGCCGGCTCGGCGCTGGCCTGGCATGACGGCGGATTCCAGGCGGCGGCGGCGTGCGCCTGCCTCGCGTTTGCGCTGCTCATCCAGATCGGAACCAATTTTGCCAACGACTATTATGACCACAAAAAAGGGGCCGACACCGCCGAGCGCGTCGGCCCCCGGCGCGCCGTGGCGATGGGCTGGGTGCGGCCCGCGACGATGCGCGCCGCGATGTGGCTGGTGTTCGCCGCGGCGTTTCTGGCCGGCCTCACCCTCCTGCGGTTCGGAGGCTGGCCGCTGCTCGCCATCGGGGTGACCAGCATCCTGTGCGGCATCGCCTACACCGGCGGCCCCTTCCCGCTCGCCTACAACGGGCTCGGCGATGTGTTTGTGTTTGTGTTTTTCGGCTTGGTGGCGGTCGGGGCCACTTATTTCGTGCAAACCGGCACGCTCACGCTGGATGCCATGCTCGTCGCCTCGGCGATCGGCCTGCTCTCCGTGAACATCCTGCTCGTGAACAATTACCGCGACATGGAAACCGATGCCAAGGCGGGCAAGCGCACGCTGATCGTGCGTTTCGGACGCGGGGTGGCCTGCGTGCAATTCTGTGTGTCGCTGGCCCTGGCGCTGGGCGTGACGGCCGTGCTGTGGGTGCGGGGATTTTCGGCGTGGGTGATGCTGCCGCTGCTGCTTGCGCCCCTGGCGGTTTCGCACGCGAGACGGTTGCGCCGCGACACCGGACCGGCGCAGCGGATCGCGCTCCTCGGGGACACCGGAAAACTGCTCGCGCTTTACGCGCTGCTGCTGGCCGCGGGACTGGCCATGTAG